CATTTTTCTGAGTCACTGAATCATAGGCAACATCATCCTCCACGTAGGGCTCATCAGGAGAACGAACTGCAacagtaaaaatagaaatataatgcACTTTATGATTATATGGTCAAAGGTGCAAACACTTACACAGTCATGTCAGCAACCtacaaaaaggttttacagttaTTCACATAAAATCGAAGGTGGGGTTTTTTCTGCATTAGGGGCATTTAGAGACACGAGGcctgaggaggagaggaacTGGATTAGACGTGTTGTCTTGGATCAGAGGGTCTTACCAACGTCCCTGTTGGCTCTTTCAATCAGCTCTGAAGCAGTCAAAGCCTTAGTCGCCTACAGGAAGGAATGAGGAAGGTTTACTGACCACGATACAGGTGTTTACTTTTCAAACTACACCGGTGTTTGACGTTAAtaccaaataaaacaatttctttCTAACTTTCACATTCAGCATGTTaatctaaaaacacagtaaactcACCGAATGAAGATTTCAGACATCACatggagagaaacaaaagaagcagTTAAATACTTGAGTACTGTACGTCAGTCATTTTAAGAACttatttaattatattctaCTTTCACAACACAATGGTTCAGATTAAGTTGTAGTTTATATAAATGCTCTATCACAGATGAAACCAGTGGTTTACAAACGTTTTGgtcagtgacaacaaaaaagaagTCGGTGTTAATACTGACAGTAAAATCCACCTCaagcagctgcaacattaaaattCTGTTTACTTTTGTAGCATCAGTATTCAATGATTCAatatcatatataataatatatcatcTTCAATACAGGTGCAATACATCAAGTACTGATGTTACTTTGATTTTGAATTCACAGTGTTCAGTTGAATAGAGTATCTTTACATTTACTAAAGTGTTAACTCACCTCCTCCTCAGCCCAAACCGAGACAGCCACCAGGACCACGAGGCCCAGAATAACCTTCATTATAACGGAATCAACAAATAATCTGCAGCAGAAGACACAGTTGAACCATGAGATATCTGACCCCTGACCTTAATCTACTAAGATCCCCTGTTCATTAAAAACCACCAGAAACAGCAGGTACTTACTGCGATCTGTGAGGGAAGAGGAAAAATAGTGTATGAGTGGACGAACGCCACATTATAAAGCATCAGCTACGATGGAAAATGATTCATCTATCAATTATCTAAACTGGATATCTGCGGGAATtctggagccaatcccagctctGAGAGGTGGTGTACACAGGTTACCGTCTATCACAGAGCTGATGGAAAACATGGGACAGTTTAAAATAGAATTCAGCCCAGATAAGAATATTTGACCTCGCTGCCACATGTCATATTCCCAGAAAATGAACTTTTGTTATCTTCAAACACTGAGCGAGTGTTTCACACGTTGCACAAGaacaaaatgtctgaaaatCTGTTTTGTCACTTACACACTTCTCTACTTAACTTAAAGTACAAACGTGATAAAGTTATAGGGTTATGGTATAGAAAGCAGgacataataatattaataaaactggCTGTGAATTTTCAATAAAACTCCCACAAATTCACCACCTCTGCACAGGTCGTTTTGCCTTCTGTCATTTGTTGTAAGCCCTGTATCTTAAACGTACATAGAACTTTTTATTCATCTTCACGAAACATCTGTTTGAACATCCCAAAACTGcagtttcttcatttttaaatgcatcGAGTGACATGAGGCCGTTTATCTGACTTCATGTAGCTCTCTATTTCTCATAGAAACATAAAATGCTTTGTGCAAATGTTGTTTGCTTGTTGCCTCTTGTATGGTTGTGTATTCGACGTATTCAGTGACTGTGCAGCTTTGTGTCCACGTTGGGTTTAGACACAGACAATGAGAAAACCTTCAATGAGGATGTAAGTTTATTTCATATTGAGTACAAACTTCATCTGTTTTATAGAGTGAGCAAACCTCTTCAGAGTTTTGAACAGCTGATTTGATGTCTGAGAGCTGTTTTCATGTCCtgctggaaaaacagaaacacgtTAAAACAACCTTTTCTTCTCGGTCAACTCACGACATCCCAGTACACGATACAAAACTTCTCTTACTGTTCAACACTTGTACAGCCTGTTCAGTCTGGTGATGTCGTTGTTGCTCATCTGTGTGGCCGTACCAAATTCAACATTTGGATTGGGGATAGGCTCCATGGTGGGCTTATTGTTCCCAGAGAAGGCATACCTGCAATTACACAGAGACTGAATTACATCTGGTCTCTAAttgtcatttcattcatttgttatgtgtGGAAATGGATTGTATTAGTGTTTTAATCAAGTCATTATGCTGATAATAAGGTGGTATGACTGAGAAAAAGTCTCAGGAATTAGGGAAAATTAGGGCACATAGGTACatgaacaaataataataataattatccaGGTAAAAGAGATGGAGGCGTCCTCAACTTGTGGTACTGCATGACAGAGTTGTAGTCATAGGGGGTGTCCAGATTCAGGGTGTTGAGCTTGTCGAAGGCGTACTCCCAACCTGAAAGCAACACAACATGGGTCAGAAAGTCAATCAAGTTAGTTTGGGATCAGGATTTCAGATTCAAACTGAACATGGAGGTGCTGACCCGGCTCGATGTTCTCCCACAGCACCCGGATGTGCTGGTCTCTGTCGGAGCGACACTGTTCGTGGTGGAAGCCGAGGGCGTGGAGCAGCTCGTGCTGGACGGTGCTGTGGTAGAGGCAGCCCTGACGGTCCAGAGACAACGTTTGGGCATTACCAAGGCGGCCGGCGTAGGAGTAACAGCTGCAGTCATTCAAATTCACACAAACTTATTAAAGCAGACAGGAATAGTTAGTGGCTACAGTGAGGAATGTGATTCACAAGGTCACCTTAAATTATGAACCAATAattaaaacagagcaaacacagcagttatatttctttaaattaaagcagTGTTGACTGAGATGCACAATACtacttctgttttcactttgtgcaAACATAAGAAACATGGTGTAATGTGATATACTGTGCAGTAACATTTTGGGATATCTAAGGCATAAAGTTACAGTTTATTCTGTGGTATTACCTGACATCACCGAGTCAAGAGAAATAAGCTACTTATACTTTACATGCACAGACAGATTCTAACCCAGAGTCAGACTGGATGCTCAGGTAGTCCCTCTCATTGGTTCGCTGGAGGAAGCGAATGCAGGAGACGTCGTGGAACGACAGCAGCCCGCGCTCGATGATGGAGCGCTCACGAGAAGCTGAGTGAAGACACACATGAACGTACTGAGCGTTTGTTACAACCTCTGAAGTTCAGTTtgaaggatttttttatttcactgagaAAAACCTGGTTAAATAAAACCCTCTCCTGTTTgtcctgttgttgtcattgatttactgtaatAAGTTAAAGTAAGGTAAATTTACAATATTTGATTTATGTCTGAAACACTTTGCAACACaatattaattcatatttttaaaacctgCTTTAAGAATGATACAGTTACT
This DNA window, taken from Anabas testudineus chromosome 6, fAnaTes1.2, whole genome shotgun sequence, encodes the following:
- the LOC113166296 gene encoding high choriolytic enzyme 1-like yields the protein MALLKCTFRLLVLLVVSNVSWAEEKELSVSELLWRANKDVVRRKDEPFVVDDIAYNSENERNADQCTSQGCMWVKSSDGKVYVPYTIASHYSSRERSIIERGLLSFHDVSCIRFLQRTNERDYLSIQSDSGCYSYAGRLGNAQTLSLDRQGCLYHSTVQHELLHALGFHHEQCRSDRDQHIRVLWENIEPGWEYAFDKLNTLNLDTPYDYNSVMQYHKYAFSGNNKPTMEPIPNPNVEFGTATQMSNNDITRLNRLYKC